The Psychrilyobacter piezotolerans genome contains the following window.
ATCTACCTCTGGCAATACCTTAGCCAGTGCCCCTGGGGTATCTAACAGCAATTTTTGTACTTCGGCTATATCTACATTATTTTGTTTGAATACTTCACTGTAATTTTCCATGGGAATTATAATAAGTTTGTCTCCTTTTTTAGGAATTATCCACTGATTATATCCCAATTCTCCTAAGTTGGAGTACCTCCTGTCAGTTATCTGATTACCGTCTATTACCAGCCTTTCACCATAGATCTCTACAGTCTCACCAGGCAAGCCCATAAGTCTTTTTGTATACAGTACCTTATTTCCCACAGGTTCCTTGAATACGATTATATCTTCCCTTGAAGGTTCGGTAAACTTATAGATCACCATATTCCCAAATAATCTATCCTTTGGAACAATAGTCGGAATCATAGACCCTGTAGGCACTAAAAAATTTCCCAAATAAAATTTTTGAATTATAAGCACTAAGATTAATGCCGACCCTACGGCTTCAGTGATATTAACAGTTATTTTTATTCCTTTTTTTGCACCTTTAGATCTTATATTTAACTTTTTAATTATAAATTCTGAAAATCTGTCTCTATAAACTCTTATCTTTGCTACTACTTTTTTCTCTTTTAACCATAAGAAAATAAAAAAAGTCGTGAGTATCACATAAAATACCCCGTTTATTATCAATTTATTAGTTTCCATATCAGCCCTGATCCTCCTCTGAGTTCCTTATAATATCTGCATATTTTACCATATTTATCATTTTTTTTCCATGAATAAAGAACCCTAAAAAACTAACTACCCTGATCTCTCTTCTCAGATCACCTAATTATCACAGATTATTTTTGAATTACACACCTTTCTGCTAAATAAAGATATTTTGTATAATCCGTGTCTAAGGTTTTCTTTTTTCATCTTTTACTTATTCCTCAATCATACTTTTCATTGAGTGCTTTCAAGATTGCAAAGGTCTCCAGGTCCATCTCCCCAGTCACCTTAGCCGGCCTGAAATGAGCCTGAAAAGCTCCTATAACCTTTATGGTCGTTCCATCTTTTTCCCCATTTATATCAAGTCCATACCCATATCTTTTGAGTTCCATCTGAATATCTGCTTCACTATATTTTTCGTATAGATCCTGATCATAGAATTTCTGAAAATCTGCCGCATTATACCAGGCTCCCACACCATATTTCCTATAGAGGTGCTCCCATGGAAACATGGGCCCCGGATCTTGTTTTCTCGCAGGTGCTACATCTGAATGCCCCAAGATATTTTTAGGGGATATCTTATATTCTTTCACCAACTCCTGGAGGAGTCTTCCTATTTTTTTTATCTGGTAATCCTCATAGGGATAAAACTCCCTGTTGGCTATATTTTTAACTTCATTCTCCGTGTCCAGGTCTGCAATTGTTTTTTTATATCCCTTGTTGACTACCTCTATCCCTATGGAGCTGTCATTTAGGTTGGTTCTACCTCCGAATTCACTCTGGCCTGCATGCCATGCCCTTTTTTCAACGGGAACCAATTGATATATGGAATCCCATCTTTTATCCGTCACCAGATAATGAGCACTTACCTCTCCCTGAGTCAGGGTTCTAATAGATCTTTCTGTATCAACCGCTGTATAGTGGAGTATTATAAATTTAACCCTTTCATTATACCCTGTTGCTTTATAGGTCCTATTATCCACCTTATAACAAGAGGTAAAAATTAATGCTCCCGCTATCAGTAATATTATCCTTATCATCTTTTACCTCCCGACCGCCTATGGCGAATTAAAAATTATCTCAATTTATTATACCCTATTTCCCACTATCCTATCCGAAAATTTGTTATTACATTCAATATAGTGTAAACTTCTAG
Protein-coding sequences here:
- a CDS encoding N-acetylmuramoyl-L-alanine amidase; the encoded protein is MIRIILLIAGALIFTSCYKVDNRTYKATGYNERVKFIILHYTAVDTERSIRTLTQGEVSAHYLVTDKRWDSIYQLVPVEKRAWHAGQSEFGGRTNLNDSSIGIEVVNKGYKKTIADLDTENEVKNIANREFYPYEDYQIKKIGRLLQELVKEYKISPKNILGHSDVAPARKQDPGPMFPWEHLYRKYGVGAWYNAADFQKFYDQDLYEKYSEADIQMELKRYGYGLDINGEKDGTTIKVIGAFQAHFRPAKVTGEMDLETFAILKALNEKYD
- the lepB gene encoding signal peptidase I, translating into METNKLIINGVFYVILTTFFIFLWLKEKKVVAKIRVYRDRFSEFIIKKLNIRSKGAKKGIKITVNITEAVGSALILVLIIQKFYLGNFLVPTGSMIPTIVPKDRLFGNMVIYKFTEPSREDIIVFKEPVGNKVLYTKRLMGLPGETVEIYGERLVIDGNQITDRRYSNLGELGYNQWIIPKKGDKLIIIPMENYSEVFKQNNVDIAEVQKLLLDTPGALAKVLPEVDFYINGKKTGMILDYIHDEEVLKKLLAGETVETTIPEDYFLALGDNTDYSSDSRFWGFVAQHRIEGKAFVRFWPLNRIGLLK